From a single Rutidosis leptorrhynchoides isolate AG116_Rl617_1_P2 chromosome 5, CSIRO_AGI_Rlap_v1, whole genome shotgun sequence genomic region:
- the LOC139848559 gene encoding uncharacterized protein, with protein MNGRGGGCCIARYSGNDGGGQIRSKVDKIMLKYRPIAPKPMATGSGSSSSTVDHNLGNRRRRKRKYTRVNGNKSKKVTKTVSNKRNLSLTLSLMPETPADRKENSLETSSRDLLNHNKPQLILLSCNNQHQKVSYGHVQKREVISYVTMECVTGTWINGDNGLGFVADHVRLMNMEMDTCPSFITDSRDTVVWTNKAYKEMTAAAGGGGDRSAAAEVLVKKCNLVRMPVSQLGFTCKMKVTWGSERGTCDQSSVTAPCDVWRLRNGGYAWRLDVKAALCLGR; from the coding sequence ATGAACGGTAGAGGTGGCGGTTGTTGTATCGCCAGATACTCAGGCAACGACGGTGGTGGTCAAATCAGGTCAAAAGTGGACAAAATAATGCTCAAATACAGGCCTATCGCACCTAAACCGATGGCTACCGGTTCCGGATCTAGTTCATCCACGGTGGATCATAACCTTGGAAATCGACGTCGTCGTAAGCGAAAGTACACAAGAGTTAACGGCAACAAATCAAAAAAAGTAACAAAAACGGTTTCCAATAAACGGAACCTTTCATTGACGTTGTCGTTGATGCCGGAGACACCTGCTGATCGGAAAGAGAACTCGCTAGAAACAAGTTCACGTGATCTGTTGAATCATAACAAACCACAACTAATTCTGTTGAGCTGTAACAACCAGCACCAAAAAGTTAGTTACGGTCACGTGCAAAAACGAGAAGTGATTTCATATGTGACGATGGAATGTGTGACTGGCACGTGGATTAACGGTGATAACGGGTTAGGGTTTGTAGCAGATCACGTGAGGTTAATGAACATGGAGATGGACACGTGTCCTTCATTTATAACTGATAGCAGGGACACGGTGGTGTGGACTAATAAGGCGTATAAGGAGATGACGGCGGCCGCCGGTGGTGGTGGAGATCGTTCGGCGGCGGCGGAAGTGCTGGTGAAGAAATGTAATCTGGTTAGGATGCCGGTGTCTCAGTTAGGGTTCACGTGCAAGATGAAAGTCACGTGGGGGAGTGAAAGAGGCACGTGTGATCAGTCAAGTGTGACAGCGCCTTGTGACGTGTGGCGGTTAAGGAATGGTGGTTATGCGTGGCGGTTGGACGTTAAAGCTGCACTGTGTTTAGGCCGTTAA